One region of Helicobacter pylori genomic DNA includes:
- a CDS encoding type ISP restriction/modification enzyme, giving the protein MIALDDENKEDNDLKSQKDTFVSQRAISFCKSIQTSKNINNSFKTIMECYDEELKKKSFKNLEISIDHIDGTMNCKERLEKLENLNQFEPNTCKVLSNARCLSEGVDVPALDSVIFFDGKSAMVDIIQAVGRVMRKAKNKKRGYIILPIALAESEIKNLDEAVKNTNFQNIWKVLKALRSHDSSLVDEATFKEKIKIFGSNDESNTDDDEELKKDKTEQAQNDPKEAQKTLFDAILLQDLANAVYNVMPTKLGDRNYWENFAKKTGNIARTLNNRLKELFGKNHEIFDNFLTSLRDNIHQGIKNEEALDMLVSHIITKPIFDALFGDNIKNPIAKALDKMVLKLSDLGLEGETKDLKNLYESVKTEAAHAKSPKSQQELIKNLYNTFFKEAFRKQSEKLGIVYTPIEVVDFILRATNGILKKHFNTDFNDKNITIFDPFTGTGSFIARLLSKENALISDEALKEKFQKNLFAFDIVLLSYYIALINITQAAQNRDSSLKNFKNIALTDSLDYLEEKSVKGVFPFFEDLKENQEIKTTLADQKIQVIIGNPPYSSGAKSENDNNQNLSHPKLEKLVYEKYGKNSTAKAGATTRDTLIQSIRMASDLLNDKGVLGFVVNGSFIDNKSSDGFRKCVAQEFSHLYVLNLRGNQRTSGEVSRKEGGKIFDSGSRATVAIIFFVKDESAPNNTIFYYEVDDYLKREAKLNLLANFENLDFVPFKEITPNDKGDWINQRNDDFGKLIPLKRDKKLKNDSIFDLNSNGVVSGRDPWVYNFSPNALKQSVQNCIDTYNADLKRFNERFREAFKQRTKGVKSDKLYKHLNDREITTDKTKIAWTRSLKQGFIKNTNLPTSSEERVRLALYRPFNKQWLYFDKNLNEEQYQFSKIFPDKSANNVVINTSSMASRNFSCLIANEITDVQTMANTQAYPLYYYDDLGNRYNAISGYALNLFRRHYKDNAITEEEIFYYIYAIFHHKGYLEKYKNSLTKEAPRIALSEDFKELSTLGKELAELHLNYESGEMHASVQYNLLENAKIEGYYDVEKMTKKGDCILYNHHITITKIPQKAFDYVVNGKSAIDWVIERYQKTKDKDSLIENNSNDYAGGKYVFELLCRVIKLSEKSVDLIEKISKKRFE; this is encoded by the coding sequence TTGATCGCTTTAGACGATGAAAACAAAGAAGACAACGACTTGAAAAGCCAAAAAGACACCTTTGTTTCTCAAAGAGCCATAAGCTTTTGTAAAAGCATACAAACGAGTAAAAATATCAACAACTCCTTTAAAACGATCATGGAATGCTATGATGAAGAGCTGAAGAAAAAGAGTTTTAAAAACCTAGAAATCAGCATCGATCACATTGATGGCACCATGAATTGTAAGGAGAGGCTTGAGAAATTAGAAAACTTGAACCAATTCGAGCCTAACACTTGTAAGGTTTTGAGTAATGCCAGGTGTTTGAGCGAGGGGGTGGATGTCCCAGCACTTGATAGCGTTATCTTTTTTGATGGCAAGAGTGCCATGGTGGATATTATCCAAGCGGTGGGTAGGGTGATGCGGAAAGCCAAAAACAAAAAAAGAGGCTATATCATTTTGCCTATCGCTTTAGCAGAGAGTGAAATCAAAAACCTAGATGAAGCCGTCAAGAACACCAATTTCCAAAACATTTGGAAAGTGCTAAAAGCCTTAAGAAGCCATGATTCAAGTCTCGTTGATGAAGCCACTTTTAAAGAAAAAATCAAAATCTTTGGAAGTAATGATGAAAGCAATACAGACGATGATGAAGAGTTAAAAAAAGATAAAACCGAGCAAGCTCAAAACGATCCCAAAGAAGCCCAAAAAACCCTTTTTGACGCTATCTTGCTGCAAGATCTAGCGAACGCTGTGTATAATGTCATGCCCACTAAATTAGGGGACAGGAATTATTGGGAAAATTTCGCCAAAAAAACGGGCAACATCGCAAGAACCTTAAATAACCGCTTGAAAGAGCTTTTTGGCAAAAACCATGAAATTTTTGACAACTTTTTAACTTCTTTAAGGGACAATATCCATCAAGGCATTAAGAATGAGGAAGCGTTGGATATGCTCGTTTCTCACATCATCACTAAGCCCATTTTTGATGCGCTTTTTGGGGACAATATCAAAAACCCTATCGCTAAAGCCTTGGATAAAATGGTTTTAAAACTCTCCGATCTAGGGCTAGAAGGGGAAACTAAAGATCTTAAAAACCTCTATGAAAGCGTGAAAACCGAAGCGGCGCATGCCAAAAGCCCAAAAAGCCAACAAGAACTCATTAAAAACCTCTACAACACTTTCTTTAAAGAAGCCTTTAGAAAGCAAAGCGAAAAACTAGGGATCGTTTATACGCCTATAGAGGTGGTGGATTTCATTTTAAGGGCCACTAACGGCATTTTGAAAAAGCATTTCAACACGGATTTTAACGATAAAAACATCACGATTTTTGACCCATTCACGGGCACCGGGAGTTTTATCGCTCGTTTGCTTTCTAAAGAAAACGCGCTCATTAGCGATGAAGCCCTAAAAGAGAAATTTCAAAAAAATCTGTTCGCTTTTGACATCGTGCTTTTATCTTATTATATCGCTTTAATCAATATCACCCAAGCCGCGCAAAATAGGGACAGCTCGTTAAAAAATTTCAAAAACATCGCGCTCACGGACAGCTTGGATTATTTGGAAGAAAAAAGCGTTAAGGGGGTATTCCCTTTCTTTGAAGATTTGAAAGAAAACCAAGAAATCAAAACCACTCTAGCCGACCAAAAAATCCAAGTCATCATCGGCAACCCGCCTTATTCAAGCGGCGCTAAAAGCGAAAACGATAACAACCAAAACCTTTCACACCCTAAGCTTGAAAAATTAGTTTATGAAAAATACGGCAAAAATTCCACCGCCAAAGCGGGGGCAACCACACGAGACACGCTCATTCAGTCAATACGCATGGCGAGCGATCTTCTTAACGATAAGGGGGTGCTAGGCTTTGTGGTGAACGGGAGTTTCATTGATAATAAAAGCTCAGACGGGTTCAGAAAATGCGTGGCACAAGAATTTTCGCATCTTTATGTGCTGAATTTGAGGGGGAATCAGCGTACTTCAGGGGAAGTGTCTAGAAAAGAGGGAGGGAAAATCTTTGATAGCGGATCCAGGGCGACGGTAGCGATCATCTTTTTTGTGAAAGATGAGAGTGCCCCCAATAATACGATTTTTTACTATGAAGTGGATGATTATTTAAAAAGAGAAGCCAAACTCAACTTGCTCGCCAATTTTGAAAATCTGGATTTTGTGCCTTTTAAGGAAATTACCCCCAATGACAAAGGCGATTGGATCAACCAAAGGAATGACGATTTTGGAAAGCTCATCCCTTTAAAAAGAGACAAAAAACTCAAAAATGATAGTATTTTTGATCTCAATTCTAATGGGGTGGTGAGCGGTCGTGATCCTTGGGTGTATAACTTTTCACCAAACGCTTTAAAGCAATCGGTGCAAAACTGCATTGACACCTATAACGCTGATTTGAAGCGCTTCAATGAGCGTTTCAGGGAAGCCTTCAAACAACGCACTAAAGGCGTCAAGTCAGACAAACTCTATAAGCACTTAAACGATAGAGAAATCACCACCGATAAAACGAAAATCGCTTGGACTCGTAGTTTGAAACAAGGATTTATTAAAAATACAAATCTGCCAACAAGTAGTGAAGAGCGCGTAAGGTTAGCCTTATACCGCCCTTTTAACAAACAATGGCTTTATTTTGATAAGAATTTAAATGAAGAACAATATCAATTTTCAAAAATTTTCCCGGATAAAAGCGCTAATAATGTGGTGATTAATACAAGTTCAATGGCTTCAAGAAATTTTTCCTGCTTGATTGCAAACGAGATTACTGATGTCCAAACAATGGCGAACACCCAAGCTTACCCCTTGTATTATTACGACGATCTGGGGAACCGCTATAACGCTATCAGCGGCTATGCGCTCAATCTCTTCAGGAGGCATTATAAAGATAATGCTATCACTGAAGAAGAGATTTTTTACTACATTTATGCGATTTTCCACCATAAAGGTTATTTGGAAAAATACAAAAATTCTCTCACCAAAGAAGCGCCTCGTATCGCTTTGAGCGAAGATTTTAAAGAACTCTCTACTCTTGGCAAAGAATTAGCCGAGTTGCATCTGAACTATGAGAGCGGGGAAATGCACGCAAGCGTTCAATACAACCTACTAGAGAACGCCAAAATAGAGGGCTATTATGATGTGGAAAAAATGACCAAAAAAGGGGATTGCATCCTTTATAACCACCATATCACCATCACTAAAATCCCCCAAAAAGCCTTTGACTATGTGGTGAATGGCAAAAGCGCGATTGACTGGGTGATCGAACGCTATCAAAAGACTAAAGATAAAGACAGCTTGATTGAAAACAACTCGAACGATTATGCCGGCGGAAAATATGTTTTTGAACTCCTTTGTAGGGTCATCAAACTCTCTGAAAAAAGCGTGGATTTGATTGAAAAAATTAGTAAGAAGAGGTTTGAGTGA
- a CDS encoding DEAD/DEAH box helicase family protein, with protein sequence MSEISTYKLIKEKLQAIPNQRLKGSWFEKVSKRFLKEHDSADEYESIDLWSDWELRGKESDRGIDMVITTASKEYIAVQCKFHQDSVSLNDLSTFLSKLQSGVGEVGFKKGIIISTSNLSSNALEEIEQIRKSKGIDIVEISEEDFIYSQIDWEKFDPTQTQGELPLCDKKKPRPHQIEAIKATKEYFSNPKNARGKLIMACGTGKTYTSLKIMEALDPKITLFLAPSIALLSQTFREYAQEKSEPFYASIVCSDDKVGQSKNEDNDDIKFSELPIKPSTRLEDILSTYEKAQKENKRFIIFSTYQSALRIKEAQEAGLGAIDLIICDEAHRTVGAMYSTNERDDKNAFTLCHSDENIKATKRLYMTATPKVYSESSKAKAKESDNIIYSMDDAEVFGEEIYTLNFERAIALDLLTDYKVIILAVRSENLSGVTNSVNKKISQLEAKGTKLDKKLINNEFVCKIVGTHKGLANRI encoded by the coding sequence AAAGGGAGCTGGTTTGAAAAAGTTTCTAAGCGTTTTTTAAAAGAGCATGACAGCGCTGATGAATACGAGTCTATTGATCTTTGGAGCGATTGGGAATTAAGGGGGAAGGAGAGCGATCGCGGGATTGATATGGTGATTACAACGGCTTCAAAAGAATACATCGCCGTGCAATGCAAATTCCATCAAGACAGCGTTTCACTGAACGACCTTTCAACTTTTTTAAGCAAATTGCAAAGCGGGGTAGGGGAGGTTGGGTTTAAAAAAGGGATCATCATCTCCACTTCTAATTTAAGCTCTAACGCTCTTGAAGAAATTGAACAAATCAGAAAAAGCAAAGGGATTGATATTGTTGAAATCAGTGAAGAGGATTTTATCTATTCTCAGATTGATTGGGAAAAGTTCGATCCCACGCAAACTCAAGGCGAACTCCCCTTATGCGATAAGAAAAAGCCGCGCCCTCACCAAATAGAAGCGATAAAAGCCACCAAAGAGTATTTTTCTAATCCTAAAAACGCTAGAGGCAAGCTCATTATGGCATGCGGGACAGGCAAAACCTACACTTCTTTAAAAATCATGGAAGCTTTAGATCCCAAAATCACGCTTTTTTTAGCGCCAAGCATCGCTTTGCTTTCTCAAACTTTTAGAGAATACGCGCAAGAAAAGAGCGAGCCTTTTTACGCTTCTATCGTGTGCAGCGATGATAAAGTCGGGCAAAGTAAGAACGAAGACAATGACGATATTAAATTTTCTGAGCTCCCTATAAAGCCCTCCACTCGCCTTGAAGACATTTTAAGCACTTATGAAAAAGCGCAAAAAGAAAACAAGCGCTTCATTATCTTTTCAACTTATCAAAGCGCGTTGCGTATTAAAGAAGCGCAAGAAGCGGGTTTAGGTGCAATCGATCTCATTATTTGCGATGAAGCCCACAGAACGGTAGGGGCTATGTATTCCACGAATGAAAGGGACGATAAAAACGCTTTCACGCTGTGCCACAGCGATGAAAATATCAAGGCTACAAAACGCCTTTATATGACCGCCACGCCTAAAGTGTATAGCGAAAGTTCTAAAGCTAAAGCCAAAGAGAGCGATAATATTATCTACTCTATGGATGATGCGGAGGTTTTTGGCGAAGAAATCTATACGCTCAATTTTGAAAGAGCGATCGCTTTAGATCTCCTCACCGATTATAAAGTCATCATTTTAGCGGTGCGTTCAGAAAACTTAAGCGGCGTTACTAACAGCGTGAATAAAAAGATCAGCCAGCTTGAAGCCAAAGGCACTAAATTAGATAAAAAGCTCATTAATAACGAATTTGTGTGTAAGATCGTTGGCACGCATAAAGGGTTAGCCAACAGGATTTGA